GCCCTTATATCATTTTGTGATCCTCCAATGGAGATCATAACCTCAGTACTCGGTTTACCGGTTGCCAGCCCCTCAGAAACCCTATATGGCCCATAAAGTCTGAGAACCCTTCTAACGAAATCCTCTAAATCTTCGTTCTTTTCCCTATTCCTAACTTCAACTTTGAATCCCATACTCTTTAGCTCTTCAGCTAACTTCCCATCTACACCTACCAGTATTATCTTCTCGCTCCCATTGGCAAGTCTTGCTATCTCTTCAGGGGTCTGGTTTGAATATTCAATGATCCTTATATTGAAGGCCTTCCTAACCCTTTCAATTAAGCTCATGTTACCACTCATTATGAATCTCGGAGAATTTAGGGCCTGGTAGAACTCCTTAGATGCTACGATTGTGGAGTTTACTGGAGGATCGAGGAACATGTCAACTGGATATCCTGCTTTTCCAAGGGCCAGTTTTGCAAATTTTTCTGCAGCTTCCTTTGAAAGTCTAAATGGGACTACCCATGCTCCCTCCCTGGGATCATAGCTAACGGAACCAACGTTAAGTATATCCTTACCCGTTGCAAAGATCACTCCCTGGAATTCAGCGTAGAAAACACCTTGCCTTTCAATCGTCTCAATGAGTTGATTTCCCTCCTCCTCGCCAACGCCCGCAACCTTAACTATTACGAACTGATTACCCCAGGGTTCTATTACTATGTCTTTAACGCCTAAAGCATTTAATCTCTGCTCCAAAGCTAACCTAACTTGTTCCATCGTTTGAGGAGTTACAGGTTTTTCGAGCTTTACGGTAATTGATATTCCCCCACTTATATCAAGTCCAAACGTCAATCCCCTAGCCGCAAGAGAGGCTATCGATAAGATGAGGAACGTTATAAGCAACAAAACCCTACCATTTAGAATAATCTTCTTCCATTTCATTTCTTACCCTCCCTCTTTTTTATGTAAAGCCTCAAGACTCCTGCATTGAATATCCAAGTGTTCATGAAATCTGCTAGAAGTCCAAAGATCAAGACAGAGGCTATATCATCTATAACCTTAGCCGTTGAGAAGATCCACAATGAAGCCAAAGCACCTAAAGTCGTCGTTGACATTGTAAAGCCTGTTCTTAGTGAAGAGTAATAGGCCTCTTCAACGGAAAATTCCTTCCTCCTTAGAAGTCTCGTCGTCAGCAGAATATTACTGTCAACTGAATATCCTATTAGCATTAGAAGTGCAGCTATCGTAGCCTGGCTAAGTTCAATCCCAAATATATCCATTAAAGCTACTGCTATAACCATATCTGAAAACGCCGAGAACACTACAGTTAAAGACGGAACTGGGACTCTAAAGAACAGGAAAACAACAACTGCCATACCAATGAAAGCGTACACTATAGCTTTAATCCCTTGCTCCCTAACCATCTTACCAAATGTTGGACCGATAAAGGTTACTTGGGGCTCAACCCCAGGAAATTTCTCTTTTAAAAAGTTCTGAACCTTATTAATATCCTCTCCTGCAGGTATATAGATTCTAACACCCTTACCTCCAGTAACTCCAGTAAATTTCTCAACATTCGCTTCAATCCCAAGCTTCCCCAACTCACTGGCAAGTTGATCCGGGTCAACGTTAATCCCCTGAAGGGTAATAACGGAACCTCCCTTAAGCTCAATTCCTTCCCTTACTGGACTTCCCGTTTTTATGTACATCCCTGCTATTATAATAAGGGCAATAATGAAGACTATAAGAGGGTACAGCACCATTCGTTTAGGATCCATTTTCACAAGGACTTCCAACTTTTCTTTTATCATCAATGCCACCCCTGCCAACTCGATTAGCAACTTTCGTTAAATCACTTTTGGTATCTATCATCCATCTTGGATAAAAATCAAAACGTTAGACATAAAACTTAATTTAACCCCTAGGCTACTTAGCTTGGCGGTAAAATATGCTAGCATTGGGAATTGAAGGAACTGCCCATACACTTGGAATTGGAATAGTGAGTGAGAAAAAGGTACTTGCTAATGTTTTTGATACTTTAACTACTGAAAAAGGGGGAATACATCCAAAAGAAGCTGCCGAACACCATGCAAGGCTAATGAAACCACTATTAAAGAAAGCCCTAGAAAAAGCAGGGATTTCAATGGATGATATAGATGTAATAGCCTTCTCCCAGGGACCTGGCCTGGGGCCAGCTTTAAGGGTAGTTGCTACCGCAGCAAGGGCTTTAGCAATTCGATACAATAAGCCAATAGTCGGAGTTAACCACTGTATAGCTCATGTTGAGATAACGAAGATGTTTGGAATAAAGGATCCTGTGGGATTGTACGTGAGTGGAGGCAACACACAGGTTCTGGCATTGGAAGGGGGGAGGTATAGGGTATTTGGGGAGACCCTAGACATTGGAATAGGAAATGCTATAGATGTCTTTGCAAGAGAGCTAGGCTTAGGTTTTCCCGGAGGTCCTAAGCTTGAAAAGCTAGCCGAAAAAGGTAAGAATTATATAGACCTTCCATACGCCGTTAAAGGAATGGATCTAAGTTTTTCCGGTCTTTTAACTGAAGCGATAAGGAAGTACAGAAGCGGGAAGTTTAGGGTCGAGGATCTAGCATACTCATTTCAAGAAACCGCGTTTGCCGCACTAGTTGAAGTTACTGAGAGAGCATTAGCCCATACTGAGAAAAAGGAGGTAGTCCTGGTCGGAGGAGTTGCCGCCAATAACAGGCTTAGGGAAATGCTAAAAATAATGGCCGAGGATAGGGGGGTTAAGTTCTTCGTTCCTCCCTATGATCTATGCAGAGACAACGGTGCAATGATAGCGTACACAGGATTAAGAATGTATAAGGCCGGGATTAGCTTCCCACTAGAGAAGACAATAGTAAAACAGAAGTTCAGAACCGATGAGGTGGAGATAACATGGTGAATCTAATGGTGCTCTCATATAGATTTATAGTGTTTCTCCTATTCCTAATTCTTTCGATATATGCCTTTGTAAAATTAAAACGATCTCCCATAGAGTTTAAATCCGTGTTCACCAAAAGTTTTACTTTCTTATTCCTGGGAGTTCTCATTAGAGGAATAGATCTGCTCCAAGCTTTTGTTTATATCCCGTACTATGAGGAGATACACATTATCGGGCACATAATAATTCTCGGGGGAATCGGTTATACCTATGTAGAGTTTATGAAGAATTTGGAAAGGTTCTTTTTCCCAGAAGAACCAATATTTAAAGGAGAGGGAGCATACCTGGCAAGGTCTTATGAAGAGGTACTATCCCTAATAAAAAATAAGAGAGTTTTAGTGATTACCAGGAATCCCACAAAGTACAGGAATCTCGCCTCTAGAGTTATCTGGGTAACAAGTAGTGGAGAGAAAGGCGTTCATCCAACCTCCCTTCACGTGATACTAGACTTATGCATAAGGTTCATAAAAGAGAATAGGGGAGGGATTGTCCTCATAGATTGCGTCGAGTTTTTAACCCTATACAACGGTTTTCCATCGGTATTCAAGTTTTTAACTGGTTTAAAGGACAACGTACTAATGAGAGGCGGAAAAATCATTATAATGGTTAATCCAAATGCCATCGATAAGAGAGATCTGAGTCTTCTTGAAAGGGAATTCACTCCATTAACTTGAAGAAACTAGAAGTTTTCTATTTTTCAATACCAGGATCCCTCCAAGTAGCGTTGGAATCCAAAACGAAATTAACCTATCCAACATTGTAACGGAAACTGCGAGGGCTTTTTCAACCCCAACGGCTAAGAATAATGCCGATTGGACAACCTCAGTTATGCCAATCCCTCCAGGGATTACACTTATCATGGCTACTGCAATTGAAGCCATCCTGACAAGGAGAACCTGGAGAAATGTTATTCTTCCGCCAAGGCTAAGGAATATAAAGTATGTCTTTAGTATATCGGCCCCCCATAAAATGAACGAGTACAGCATTGTAGACGATAGCCTCCTCTTCCTTTTAGCTAACCTCAAAAAAGTTTCCTTAAACTCTCTTATCTCTCCTAAAAGTTTTTCTTTAATTTTATCTTCACTCATTGAAAATTTCGATGGAAATATTTTTCTGAAAATCCTTGCTAGATATAAAAGAGCTGAAAGGGCGTACTTTTCCTTAATAGAAAAGACCGTCGTCATAAGCAATATTATCACTAAAATTATGGCCGAAATTCCCAGGATTATTAAAAGGACTCTAGCATGGATCGTCAGAGCGTAGAGAAAAGCTAACATCATAAAAACTACCACTGGAATGACATCTAGTATTCTATCAGCGATCACAGTTGCAAATACTTTAGAATAGCTTCCATTCGACGAAGCCTTTTTGATAAAGATAACTTTTACGGCTTCACCTCCCGTTCTAGCTCCTGGGGTTAAGTTATTCAAGAATATCCCAATAAAAACACCTTCAATGACTTTTACGAACGATACATTAATATTAGCCCCCTTAAGAAAAGTATTCCATCTAACTGCCCAGATCAATACTGAAATGCAGTACATTAGAATTGCAAGAAGTATAAATCTAATATCAGCCCTCATCATTAGCTTAATCGTTCTCTCAATTCCAGCCCACCATAAAAGGATGAGTACTAGAGTAACACCGATGATTATCAGGAGATACTTTTTCATATATCCTTCACCTTTCTCAATTTAGCTATGAAAAATCCTTGAGTTAAGTGTTTATGGGGATAGAACCTCTGAACTTTATTCATCCCTATCCCAGGGGAACCTATGAAAATTGATTGCTCCTCAAGCTTCATCCCCTTCCTTATCATGAACTTTACATTTCCTTCATTCTCCTCATAGCTCAATGTACAGGTTGAATATACCAATACCCCTCCCCTTCTTAAGCTCTTAATTGCGGCCCAAATAAATGCCCTCTGATACCTAGCAGTTGCTTCAATGTGCTTAAGAGTCCTCTCTTCCCACAGTTTCGGCCTAACTCCTAGGGCCGTACAAGGAGCATCGAGAAGTATCTTATCGGCTTTAATCCCGAGATCTGGTAACTTTCTTGCATCCATTTGAACAAGCTTAACATTTTTAACACCAAGTCTCTTAATATTTTCCTCCATTTTCCTAAGCCTATTCTTCGATTTATCTATGGCTATTATCTCACCCTTGTTCTCGAGCAATTGAGCAATATGAGTGGTTTTACCTCCGGGAGCTGCGGCCATATCTATTATCACATCATCCTCTTTAGGTTCCAGAACCCTTGCGGTTACCATTGAAGGGAGACCTTGGGGATAAAAATAACCCTTCTCAAAGGCTTTTAGCTCACTTAAACTTGGTAATTTAAACTTAGGTAAGGTCACCTCCACAGCTAACCCCCTTGTTGCCTCAGTCATCTCCTTATAATCCATTCTCGCTATCCCTATACCAACTAGCAATCCTTTAGGATCCCTAATTTGAACTTCATCCCCCTCCTTAATGTTTTTATCGGCCTTTAGAACTCCAGGAGCATAGAGCATAGCGCCTTGGTATACACTCTCAGCGGCATACTTATTAGCAACCACGACAGGTAACTTTGGCTCAAAGTCATCGGAGAAATTAGGACCTTCCCTTACAAAGTACAATCCCTCAGGAAGATAGGGGCTTCTAAGAGGTTTTAATCCTTCTTTTTTAAGCTCTCCAATTAACTTTTCCCTGCTTATCTTAAGGGTGTTAACCCTTATGTAGTAATGCTCAACGGGCTCCCTAAGTTTCTTCATTATTTTATTTGCTTCCTCCTTTCCAAATAGATTTTTATAATACTCCCGGAGCTCCTTAGGAAACGCCTCTAGATAGTTCATAGCCACATCTACATAACCCTAAAAGGCCCTTAAAAAAGTGACCCATTATTAGGAAATAGCAAGGATAGCTATTAAATTCAAAATTAGTAGAAATGTGACTTTTGTAGAGGTATAGGGAGGCTACTAGAAAAATCAAATTTGACTAGGACTGTACATGACGCTCTAGAACGAAAACGATAATTACCTGTTTTAATATTCCAAAAACGATAATTAAAGGTCAGCTTAATAAAAAAACTACCCAATAGTTTTGCTATAATCCGAGAGAATTCTAACGATCTCTTTCCATTGAACCAAAAAACTTTAAAAGCATCTCCATTCCACCCTCACAATGTAACAGAAATTAGATGGAGGTGAGAGGTATGGACACGATTGGACACCACTACATCGTTGAGGCAGCGGGTTGCGATCCTAACGTCATCGGGGACGCCAACAAGATAAGGGAAATATTTCTAGAGGCAGCAAAAAGAGGCAACATGGAGGTTAAAGCGAGCTACTTCTTTAAGTTCTCTCCAATGGGCGTGAGTGGTGTTGTTATAGTTGCAGAGAGTCATATTTCAGTTCACACTTGGCCCGAGAAAGGATATGCAGCTCTTGATGTTTATACCTGCGGAGAGAATGCTGATCCTGAGAAGGCAGTGGATTACATATTGGAGCAATTCAAAGCACAGTACGCTCACGTTTCAGAAATTAAGAGAGGAATCGAGGAAGAGGATAGGACTTTCACCCACACGATACTAACATGGGAAGAAAGGCTCGACAGAAGAAATGGCAAGCCATAAGAAGTCCCTTTTTTCAAAATTTTTATTGCCCCCTTTCGTCTTTTTTATGATCCTGCTTCTACTTCCCCAGGGAAATCCCCAATTTATAATTCTCATCCATGATGTTAGCCCCGTGTATAGCAATTACATTCAGAACATTACCGAGATAATATCAACTTATAACTTTCAGAATTCTACGATCCTCCTTGTGATCCCTAACCATGCAAATGAACATCCGATAAGTGGAGATCCAAAGTTCCAAGCCTTAATTAGGGAGCTTGAAAAAGAGGGATACAAAGTCGGTATACACGGGTATAATCACATAGGAGAGGAATTCAACTGCGATTCTGAAACAGCTAAGATTAAGCTATCCTTAGCAATTGAAGAGTTAAACGCCTCGAATATAACCTTTGAGAGAATATTTCTCCCTCCAAGGTATAAAATCTCTAAAGACCCTCTAAACGTTCTCTTAGAGAATAACTTTACGGTATTCCTTAAGGATAGAATTTGTTACCCCTCGGGCACATGCATAAGAATAAAGGAAAGGGAATATACCTGGTATACTGGAAAGATAAGGGCTAAAATTTTACTACAAGTAGCTAAGTTTGAATACACCCATACAAAGGGAGTATTCGTGCTATCCGTTCATCCAAAGGCCGTTAACTATGGGGGAGGAATGTACTTCCTGGAAGAATTTTTAAAATATGTAAGGGAAGGAAAATAAGCCTCGGCTAACCCTCTTATCATCATCCTCAGCGTGGCTAACGATCCTCATCGGCTTGGATGATGAGCGTTTACCGGTCTGAGCTGTGATGATATCGGCACTGTCTGACTAGTAATCTATCTCTCCTTTCTCTTTCAATTCTTTGTACATCTTCCACGTTATAACTGGCTTCTTTGCAGCCAAAACATCATCGACTCTTCTAACCGCTGTGTTGTGCGGAGCGCTCTTAACTATCTCCGGGTTAGTGTAAGCTTCCTCGCTTATCTTCTTCAGAGCTTCAACGTACGCATCTAACTCTTCCTTACTTACACTTTCAGTGGGCTCTATCATCAGGGCTTCATGAACTATGAGTGGGAAGTATATCGTTGGAGCATGCAATCCGAAGTCAAGTAATCTCTTCGCAACGTCCAAAGTTCTAACTCCAGTCTCTTTCTTCATGGGCTCAGCTGAGAACACAACTTCATGCTTCCTAAGCTCCTTGTGAGGCAGTTCATATCCCCTAGTCCCCTTGAGCTTTCTAGCTAGGTAGTTCGCATTTAATACGGCCACTTCACTAACTTCCCTCAATCCTTCCTTGCCCATAATCTTTAGGTAGGTTAGGGCTTTAACTAGAACCGCGAAGTTTCCAAAGAGCTCCTTTACTTTCCCTATGCTCTTTGGAACGTTATAGTCCAAGTAGTACCTATCGTTTTCCTCATCGTAACTTACCAATGGTACCGGTAAGTAGTCCTTTAAGAACTCCTTTACTCCTACGGGACCAGCACCAGGACCTCCTCCACCGTGAGGAGTTGAGAACGTCTTGTGGAGGTTAAGATGGACTATATCAAACCCCATATCTCCAGGCCTAACCTTTCCTAGGATTCCGTTCAAGTTAGCACCATCGTAGTAGAGCAATCCCCCGACCTTGTGAACTATCTTGGCTATCTCCTCAATCTCATCCTCGAATATTCCCAAAGTGTTCGGATTCG
This Pyrococcus horikoshii OT3 DNA region includes the following protein-coding sequences:
- the speD gene encoding adenosylmethionine decarboxylase encodes the protein MDTIGHHYIVEAAGCDPNVIGDANKIREIFLEAAKRGNMEVKASYFFKFSPMGVSGVVIVAESHISVHTWPEKGYAALDVYTCGENADPEKAVDYILEQFKAQYAHVSEIKRGIEEEDRTFTHTILTWEERLDRRNGKP
- a CDS encoding RsmB/NOP family class I SAM-dependent RNA methyltransferase yields the protein MNYLEAFPKELREYYKNLFGKEEANKIMKKLREPVEHYYIRVNTLKISREKLIGELKKEGLKPLRSPYLPEGLYFVREGPNFSDDFEPKLPVVVANKYAAESVYQGAMLYAPGVLKADKNIKEGDEVQIRDPKGLLVGIGIARMDYKEMTEATRGLAVEVTLPKFKLPSLSELKAFEKGYFYPQGLPSMVTARVLEPKEDDVIIDMAAAPGGKTTHIAQLLENKGEIIAIDKSKNRLRKMEENIKRLGVKNVKLVQMDARKLPDLGIKADKILLDAPCTALGVRPKLWEERTLKHIEATARYQRAFIWAAIKSLRRGGVLVYSTCTLSYEENEGNVKFMIRKGMKLEEQSIFIGSPGIGMNKVQRFYPHKHLTQGFFIAKLRKVKDI
- a CDS encoding DUF2334 domain-containing protein, with protein sequence MILLLLPQGNPQFIILIHDVSPVYSNYIQNITEIISTYNFQNSTILLVIPNHANEHPISGDPKFQALIRELEKEGYKVGIHGYNHIGEEFNCDSETAKIKLSLAIEELNASNITFERIFLPPRYKISKDPLNVLLENNFTVFLKDRICYPSGTCIRIKEREYTWYTGKIRAKILLQVAKFEYTHTKGVFVLSVHPKAVNYGGGMYFLEEFLKYVREGK
- the gcvPB gene encoding aminomethyl-transferring glycine dehydrogenase subunit GcvPB; amino-acid sequence: MYRQARWDEPLIFELSRPGRVGYTLPKPIEDVKVEIPEKLKRKTPLELPEVSEPEVVKHYTRLSEMNYGVDSGIYPLGSCTMKYNPKINEEIANHPKVAFIHPYQDERTVQGALKIMWELEQWLKEITGMDRFTLQPAAGANGEFTGVMIIKAYHLDRGDTQRTEILVPDSAHGTNPASASMAGFKVVEIPSNENGTVDLEALENAVSERTAGLMLTNPNTLGIFEDEIEEIAKIVHKVGGLLYYDGANLNGILGKVRPGDMGFDIVHLNLHKTFSTPHGGGGPGAGPVGVKEFLKDYLPVPLVSYDEENDRYYLDYNVPKSIGKVKELFGNFAVLVKALTYLKIMGKEGLREVSEVAVLNANYLARKLKGTRGYELPHKELRKHEVVFSAEPMKKETGVRTLDVAKRLLDFGLHAPTIYFPLIVHEALMIEPTESVSKEELDAYVEALKKISEEAYTNPEIVKSAPHNTAVRRVDDVLAAKKPVITWKMYKELKEKGEIDY
- a CDS encoding preprotein translocase subunit SecD; its protein translation is MKWKKIILNGRVLLLITFLILSIASLAARGLTFGLDISGGISITVKLEKPVTPQTMEQVRLALEQRLNALGVKDIVIEPWGNQFVIVKVAGVGEEEGNQLIETIERQGVFYAEFQGVIFATGKDILNVGSVSYDPREGAWVVPFRLSKEAAEKFAKLALGKAGYPVDMFLDPPVNSTIVASKEFYQALNSPRFIMSGNMSLIERVRKAFNIRIIEYSNQTPEEIARLANGSEKIILVGVDGKLAEELKSMGFKVEVRNREKNEDLEDFVRRVLRLYGPYRVSEGLATGKPSTEVMISIGGSQNDIRARNDAQVVAVVLRSGSLPIKLSIERIDYISPKLGENFKKQVLIAGIAALLVVGGIVYLHYRKLRIAIPVMLTSFSEVLIILGIASMIKWNLDLPSIAGIIAAIGTGVDQQIVITDELLGETSTRKKRVVKRSGVLRRMGRAFFIILASASTTIVAMSFLFKFFVGGLRGFAFTTILGILVGILITRPAYGEIAKVLIGWRR
- a CDS encoding DUF835 domain-containing protein — encoded protein: MVNLMVLSYRFIVFLLFLILSIYAFVKLKRSPIEFKSVFTKSFTFLFLGVLIRGIDLLQAFVYIPYYEEIHIIGHIIILGGIGYTYVEFMKNLERFFFPEEPIFKGEGAYLARSYEEVLSLIKNKRVLVITRNPTKYRNLASRVIWVTSSGEKGVHPTSLHVILDLCIRFIKENRGGIVLIDCVEFLTLYNGFPSVFKFLTGLKDNVLMRGGKIIIMVNPNAIDKRDLSLLEREFTPLT
- a CDS encoding lysylphosphatidylglycerol synthase transmembrane domain-containing protein codes for the protein MKKYLLIIIGVTLVLILLWWAGIERTIKLMMRADIRFILLAILMYCISVLIWAVRWNTFLKGANINVSFVKVIEGVFIGIFLNNLTPGARTGGEAVKVIFIKKASSNGSYSKVFATVIADRILDVIPVVVFMMLAFLYALTIHARVLLIILGISAIILVIILLMTTVFSIKEKYALSALLYLARIFRKIFPSKFSMSEDKIKEKLLGEIREFKETFLRLAKRKRRLSSTMLYSFILWGADILKTYFIFLSLGGRITFLQVLLVRMASIAVAMISVIPGGIGITEVVQSALFLAVGVEKALAVSVTMLDRLISFWIPTLLGGILVLKNRKLLVSSS
- a CDS encoding protein translocase subunit SecF, whose protein sequence is MIKEKLEVLVKMDPKRMVLYPLIVFIIALIIIAGMYIKTGSPVREGIELKGGSVITLQGINVDPDQLASELGKLGIEANVEKFTGVTGGKGVRIYIPAGEDINKVQNFLKEKFPGVEPQVTFIGPTFGKMVREQGIKAIVYAFIGMAVVVFLFFRVPVPSLTVVFSAFSDMVIAVALMDIFGIELSQATIAALLMLIGYSVDSNILLTTRLLRRKEFSVEEAYYSSLRTGFTMSTTTLGALASLWIFSTAKVIDDIASVLIFGLLADFMNTWIFNAGVLRLYIKKREGKK
- the kae1 gene encoding KEOPS complex N(6)-L-threonylcarbamoyladenine synthase Kae1 produces the protein MLALGIEGTAHTLGIGIVSEKKVLANVFDTLTTEKGGIHPKEAAEHHARLMKPLLKKALEKAGISMDDIDVIAFSQGPGLGPALRVVATAARALAIRYNKPIVGVNHCIAHVEITKMFGIKDPVGLYVSGGNTQVLALEGGRYRVFGETLDIGIGNAIDVFARELGLGFPGGPKLEKLAEKGKNYIDLPYAVKGMDLSFSGLLTEAIRKYRSGKFRVEDLAYSFQETAFAALVEVTERALAHTEKKEVVLVGGVAANNRLREMLKIMAEDRGVKFFVPPYDLCRDNGAMIAYTGLRMYKAGISFPLEKTIVKQKFRTDEVEITW